One Oncorhynchus nerka isolate Pitt River linkage group LG5, Oner_Uvic_2.0, whole genome shotgun sequence genomic window carries:
- the LOC115129779 gene encoding LOW QUALITY PROTEIN: toll-like receptor 13 (The sequence of the model RefSeq protein was modified relative to this genomic sequence to represent the inferred CDS: deleted 2 bases in 1 codon), whose amino-acid sequence MTLKITMPGEQSGPTFSQLRLFLCFLMYCWGLADPACGYFLKNGTIRCNLSDNFNMKVLCYNRNLEVMPINIPCKVSVLDVAMNNISKIGKLDFKGLSNLKILNMSRNQISQVDNDALLPLKVLRELNLAHNRLTTLSDHLFQVLANLSLLHLDNNLITTIGSSSFQTLSSLKTVNLTNNNLYNMKEVQPIVQLPHLQELYIGSNRFTSFQSQEISNTSIELRLLDLSRNPLGIFRITADVLPYLEVLDIAYCGQLGHMEWDVLNRYFLRNVKRLNLSGIEMSLERMAMVLQTVNSSLVHLRLYDISEERVKALIDFACNIPTLRLLRLHHNNISALSEEFLQSCKQVTEVDLENNNIIQLSEVSFRSMEQLSTLRLGHNRLSSVPDATRNISTLMLLDLSFNIIHKLGCSDFSNLTGLTQLFIFHNQISNLPGCVFQDLKDLRILKLGSNKILTLNDAFMSGLHKLEFLSMSYNKLSSISKGDFKGLASLKTLLLFDNQIASLEDGAFEGLVNLTELRLQSNKITQIDIRNTVLTGLPHLRTLDISCNYITYVNDDKLDPPPFSHLTSLENLRIFSQRHKGLSHLPINFLEGLKSLLSFQAGSLNIKDLHPDTFIHTPQLWFLDISKNEFTALTPKLFHPTPSLNRLYLPKARLQSLDFLIGANLSRVTLLQVRKNDITAVNETVLQSLPALTYLDMQDNPFTCGCNDAWFVQWMESDNQTQVVGAGEFTCNYPADLKGNKLLDVELQFCTVHLGLYYYISTTCLVLLTLIASFAYHFLKWEVIYGYYLFLAFLYDTKQRNKHKPHGCQYDAFISYNAHDEPWVLRELLPELEGEQGWKLCLHHRDFQPGKPIIDNIMDGIYGSRKTICVISHRYLESEWCSREIQVASFRLFDEQKDVLILVFLEEIPTHQLSPYHRMRKLVKKRTYLSWPRVGEHTAVFWQQLRLALETKDGPAEENPILSGVQAL is encoded by the exons ATGACACTCAAGATAACCATGCCAGGAGAACAAAGTGGGCCTACATTCTCTCAGCTGAGACTCTTTCTTTGTTTCCTGATGTATTGCTGGGGTCTAGCTGATCCAGCATGTGGGTACTTCCTGAAAAATGGCACAATCCGGTGTAATCTCAGTGACAACTTTAACATGAAAGTACTCTGTTATAACAGGAATCTTGAAGTCATGCCTATAAATATTCCTTGTAAAGTAAGTGTTTTAGATGTGGCCATGAATAATATTTCCAAAATCGGAAAGTTGGATTTTAAAGGACTGTCAAACCTCAAAATTCTAAACATGTCCAGAAACCAGATCTCTCAAGTGGACAATGACGCTCTTTTACCCCTAAAGGTGCTTCGAGAGCTGAATCTGGCTCATAACAGACTCACAACCCTGTCAGACCATTTGTTTCAGGTCCTAGCCAACCTCTCCCTGCTACATCTGGACAACAACCTCATCACAACCATCGGGTCCTCATCATTTCAGACTCTCTCCAGTTTGAAGACAGTGAATTTAACCAATAACAACCTTTATAATATGAAGGAAGTTCAGCCCATCGTACAATTACCACACTTACAGGAGTTGTACATTGGGAGCAACAGGTTCACCTCTTTCCAGTCACAGGAAATATCAAACACTTCTATAGAGCTGAGACTGTTGGATTTATCCCGGAATCCATTGGGAATCTTCAGGATCACGGCAGATGTTCTTCCTTACCTTGAGGTGTTAGACATCGCCTACTGTGGCCAACTTGGACACATGGAATGGGATGTGCTGAACAGGTATTTTCTGAGAAACGTCAAACGTCTCAACCTGAGCGGGATTGAGATGTCTTTGGAGAGGATGGCTATGGTGCTGCAGACTGTCAACTCCTCATTAGTCCATCTGAGACTGTATGACATTAGTGAAGAGAGGGTCAAGGCTCTCATTGATTTTGCCTGCAATATACCCACACTTCGCTTGCTCCGACTGCATCATAACAACATAAGTGCTTTGTCTGAGGAATTTCTGCAGTCATGTAAACAAGTGACCGAAGTGGACTTagaaaataataatattattCAGCTGTCGGAGGTATCATTCAGATCAATGGAGCAACTAAGTACTTTGAGACTGGGCCACAACAGGCTTTCTTCTGTACCAGATGCCACAAGAAATATATCCACACTAATGCTCCTGGATCTCAGCTTCAATATCATCCATAAACTGGGCTGCTCAGATTTCTCCAATCTTACAGGACTCACACAACTCTTTATTTTCCACAATCAAATCTCCAACCTTCCAGGATGTGTATTCCAGGATTTGAAAGACTTAAGGATCCTTAAACTGGGATCAAACAAAATCCTGACCTTGAATGATGCATTCATGAGTGGTTTGCACAAACTAGAATTTTTGTCGATGTCATACAATAAGCTGAGC TCAATCTCTAAAGGAGACTTTAAAGGCTTAGCATCACTCAAGACCCTGCTTTTATTTGACAATCAGATTGCTAGTCTTGAAGATGGAGCCTTTGAGGGATTGGTGAATCTTACAGAACTTAGACTACAGTCAAATAAGATCACTCAAATAGACATAAGAAATACTGTGCTCACGGGACTTCCACACTTAAGAACTCTTGATATATCCTGTAATTACATCACATATGTAAATGATGATAAATTAgaccctccacccttctctcatCTGACATCTCTGGAGAACCTCAGGATATTTAGTCAGCGTCACAAGGGACTGTCTCATCTACCTATCAACTTTCTTGAAGGTCTGAAATCTTTATTGTCATTCCAGGCAGGGAGTCTTAATATTAAGGACCTGCACCCAGACACATTCATTCACACACCCCAGTTGTGGTTCCTTGATATCAGTAAGAATGAGTTCACAGCCCTCACTCCAAAGCTGTTTCACCCAACCCCAAGTCTCAACAGACTTTATCTGCCCAAAGCCCGACTTCAGTCCTTAGATTTCCTCATAGGAGCAAACCTCAGTAGAGTCACTTTGTTGCAGGTGAGAAAGAATGACATAACAGCAGTCAATGAGACAGTGTTGCAATCTCTCCCTGCCTTGACATACCTGGACATGCAAGATAATCCTTTCACCTGTGGCTGCAACGATGCTTGGTTTGTCCAGTGGATGGAGAGCGACAACCAAACACAAGTTGTTGGTGCAGGAGAATTTACCTGCAACTATCCTGCCGATCTAAAGGGCAACAAGCTGTTGGATGTTGAGCTTCAGTTCTGTACAGTACACTTAGGACTTTACTACTACATCTCGACCACTTGTCTGGTCCTCCTCACCCTGATAGCATCCTTTGCCTACCACTTCCTGAAATGGGAGGTCATTTACGGCTATTACCTCTTCCTGGCGTTCCTCTATGACACCAAGCAAAGGAATAAGCACAAGCCTCATGGCTGTCAGTACGATGCCTTCATCTCCTACAACGCCCACGATGAGCCCTGGGTCCTGAGGGAGCTTCTGCCAGAGCTGGAGGGAGAACAGGGTTGGAAGCTGTGTCTCCACCACCGGGACTTCCAGCCTGGCAAACCAATCATAGATAACATTATGGACGGCATCTACGGAAGCCGCAAGACCATCTGTGTCATCAGCCACCGCTACCTGGAGAGTGAGTGGTGCTCCCGGGAGATCCAGGTGGCCAGCTTCCGGCTCTTTGATGAGCAGAAGGACGTCCTGATTCTGGTGTTCCTAGAGGAGATCCCTACCCACCAGCTGTCACCCTACCACCGGATGAGGAAGCTAGTGAAGAAACGCACATACCTGAGCTGGCCCAGAGTTGGGGAGCACACCGCGGTCTTCTGGCAGCAACTACGGCTGGCTTTAGAGACCAAGGACGGCCCTGCTGAAGAAAATCCCATCCTCTCTGGGGTGCAGGCTCTGTGA